A region from the Tachyglossus aculeatus isolate mTacAcu1 chromosome X2, mTacAcu1.pri, whole genome shotgun sequence genome encodes:
- the MAF gene encoding LOW QUALITY PROTEIN: transcription factor Maf (The sequence of the model RefSeq protein was modified relative to this genomic sequence to represent the inferred CDS: deleted 1 base in 1 codon): MASELALSNPDLPSSPLAMEYVNDFDLMKFEVKKEPGESERIISQCGRLIAGGSLSSTPMSTPCSSVPPSPSFSAPSPGSGSEQKAPLEDYYWMGSGYPQPLPPEALAFSPEDAVEALISSGHQLPGAFEGYARGQPLAGAGPAGGAGDELGSAAAVVSAVIAAAAAHGGGPHYPPPAPQAPPHPGGLPHGPGGPGSGSAAGPGPGLPPPPGPAPGAHPNAAAAAALHFDERFSDEQLVTMSVRELNRQLRGVSKEEVIRLKQKRRTLKNRGYAQSCRFKRVQQRHVLEAEKSQLLQQVEHLKQEIARLLRERDAYKEKYDKLVGSGFRENGSSSDSPSSPEFFMYPRESSTSVM; this comes from the exons ATGGCCTCCGAGCTGGCCTTGAGCAACCCCGACCTGCCCAGCAGCCCCTTGGCCATGGAGTATGTTAATGACTTCGATCTCATGAAGTTCGAGGTGAAGAAGGAGCCGGGCGAGAGCGAGCGCATCATCAGCCAGTGCGGCCGGCTCATCGCCGGGGGCTCGCTCTCCTCCACGCCCATGAGCACGCCCTGCAGCTCGGTG CCCCCCTCGCCCAGCTTCTCGGCGCCCAGCCCGGGCTCGGGCAGCGAGCAGAAAGCGCCGCTGGAGGACTACTACTGGATGGGCAGTGGCTACCCGCAGCCGTTGCCCCCCGAGGCGCTGGCCTTCAGCCCCGAGGACGCGGTCGAGGCGCTCATCAGCAGCGGCCACCAGCTCCCCGGCGCCTTCGAGGGTTACGCGCGGGGCCAGCCgctggccggggccgggccggccggcggggccggggacGAGCTGGGCTCGGCGGCCGCCGTGGTGTCGGCCGTgatcgcggcggcggcggcgcacgGCGGGGGGCCCCACTACCCGCCCCCGGCGCCCCAGGCGCCGCCGCACCCCGGGGGGCTCCCCCACGGCCCGGGCGGCCCGGGCTCCGGCTCGgccgcggggcccgggcccggcctgcccccgccccccggcccggcccccggcgcgcaccccaacgccgccgccgccgccgccctccacTTCGACGAGCGCTTCTCCGACGAGCAGCTGGTGACCATGTCGGTGCGGGAGCTCAACCGGCAGCTGCgcggggtcagcaaggaggaggtgATCCGCCTGAAGCAGAAGCGCCGGACCCTGAAGAACCGCGGCTACGCGCAGTCGTGTCGCTTCAAGCGGGTGCAGCAGCGGCACGTGCTCGAGGCGGAGAAGAGCCAACTGCTGCAGCAGGTGGAGCACCTCAAGCAGGAGATTGCCCGGCTGCTGCGCGAGCGGGACGCCTACAAGGAGAAGTACGACAAGCTGGTGGGCAGCGGCTTCCGAGAAAACGGCTCCAGCAGCGACAGCCCGTCCTCGCCGGAGTTTTTCAT